In Leucoraja erinacea ecotype New England chromosome 15, Leri_hhj_1, whole genome shotgun sequence, the following proteins share a genomic window:
- the sfr1 gene encoding swi5-dependent recombination DNA repair protein 1 homolog: protein MMENQTFGSPCEPGSADRLGTDVHTPVHSKMVVKTPMSASLRERLKKTRRSFNAPFVVPKRLKVDGEDSGCSETGVDLGISQLTGETHAAGRSGSIKTESACQRLVGGRLDMSAEGDRLSPGASRAALQHAWTPGKSPRPHPVTVSTEQQELLEEKDRLQQEVREKEDLLRRLKMVEMYREKNNLAELGSLIEKWRKSSQTLLYELQQTLSIDNKPTLRQLIDSLAVEDRLLHYNRLEDEFTDP from the exons ATGATGGAGAATCAAACGTTTGGGTCACCATGTGAGCCTGGGTCGGCAGACAGACTGGGCACAGATGTTCATACCCCAGTTCACAGCAAAATGGTGGTGAAAACG CCAATGAGTGCCAGCCTCCGGGAGCGGCTGAAGAAAACACGGCGTTCCTTCAATGCTCCATTTGTTGTGCCAAAGCGATTGAAGGTTGACGGTGAGGACAGTGGATGTTCAGAGACTGGGGTAGACCTTGGCATCAGCCAGCTCACTGGTGAAACTCATGCTGCTGGCAGGAGTGGAAGCATAAAGACAGAGAGTGCTTGCCAGAGGTTAGTGGGTGGAAGACTGGACATGAGTGCAGAGGGGGATCGGCTGAGTCCAGGTGCATCCAGAGCAGCCTTGCAACATGCCTGGACTCCCGGCAAATCACCGAGACCTCACCCAGTGACTGTGAGCACCGAACAGCAGGAGCTGCTTGAGGAAAAGGATCGACTGCAGCAGGAAGTGCGAGAGAAAGAGGATCTTCTTCGCAGATTGAAAATGGTTGAGATGTACAGGGAGAAG AATAATTTGGCAGAACTGGGGTCCCTGATAGAAAAATGGAGGAAGAGTAGCCAAACTTTGTTGTACGAACTTCAGCAGACGCTTTCTATTGATAATAAGCCCACCCTCAGGCAGCTCATAGACAGCTTGGCCGTGGAAGATCGACTCCTGCATTACAACAGGTTGGAGGACGAATTCACAGATCCATGA